The proteins below come from a single Zea mays cultivar B73 chromosome 8, Zm-B73-REFERENCE-NAM-5.0, whole genome shotgun sequence genomic window:
- the LOC103636912 gene encoding RING-H2 finger protein ATL67 yields the protein MHARVETDHQFSHHLKLISSATAPKLISRSMSPLLANMVLKFCKTIQQYSSAGVLGCFFGAAHTPIRFGRPMVARTAVVSSSVRTMERSTVRSGRPSVSSTTARPQLSNLGLGYSIAIALGFLILFASFLLAFYFCFGRGGDYWAGEAVTTASSSGHLSITVPRVLFVAEGSESPEDDAYPSSSAAAACSPVGLDAAAIASYPKVAFSSKAAEADAMCSICLSEYRDGETLRVMPECRHGFHVACLDAWLSRSASCPVCRSSQVLPRFLSFAVFGS from the coding sequence ATGCATGCGCGAGTTGAAACTGACCACCAGTTCAGCCACCATTTGAAACTAATCAGTTCAGCCACCGCGCCAAAGCTTATAAGCCGCTCCATGTCTCCTTTACTAGCCAATATGGTACTAAAGTTTTGCAAGACAATACAACAATACAGCAGTGCAGGCGTTTTGGGCTGCTTTTTTGGTGCGGCCCATACTCCAATTAGGTTTGGGCGGCCCATGGTCGCGCGCACAGCAGTCGTTTCTTCCTCCGTCCGCACGATGGAGCGCTCAACCGTCCGTTCCGGCCGCCCCTCGGTCAGCTCCACGACGGCACGACCTCAGCTCTCCAACCTGGGCCTCGGCTACTCCATCGCCATCGCGCTCGGCTTCCTCATCCTGTTTGCCTCCTTCCTGCTGGCTTTCTACTTCTGCTTCGGCCGCGGCGGGGACTACTGGGCCGGGGAAGCAGTCACCACGGCGTCCAGCTCTGGCCACCTCTCCATCACCGTCCCGCGCGTGCTCTTCGTCGCGGAGGGGTCCGAGTCCCCCGAAGACGACGCTTacccctcctcctccgccgccgcgGCCTGCTCCCCCGtcgggctcgacgcggccgccatcGCTTCCTACCCCAAGGTCGCCTTCTCCAGCAAGGCCGCCGAGGCTGACGCCATGTGCTCCATCTGCCTCAGCGAGTACAGGGACGGCGAGACGCTGCGCGTGATGCCCGAGTGCAGGCACGGCTTCCACGTCGCGTGCCTCGACGCCTGGCTGAGCCGGAGCGCGTCCTGCCCCGTCTGCAGGTCCTCTCAGGTCCTTCCCCGTTTTCTCTCCTTTGCAGTTTTTGGTTCCTGA